A single window of Psychrobacter raelei DNA harbors:
- the aspS gene encoding aspartate--tRNA ligase, which produces MMRTEYCGAVTEALLEQTITITGWIHRRRDHGGVIFLDMRDRAGILQVVVDPDTPEAFATADAARSEYVLKITGRVRKRYEGTENANMTSGNVELLAKEIVVLAKSETPPFPLNDENISVSEDLRLKYRYLDMRRPEMQERMVFRAKATSTIRRYLDDQGFLDVETPILTRATPEGARDYLVPSRTRPGNFFALPQSPQLFKQLLMVAGFDRYYQIAKCFRDEDLRADRQPEFTQVDIETSFLSEEDIMDINEGLIQNLFKTMLDVDLGKFPRMTYAEAMRDYASDKPDLRIPLKLIDVADLMQSVDFKVFAGPANDPKGRVAALRVPNGGSLTRKQIDEYTKYVGIYGARGLAYIKVNDASNINNGVDKESGLQSPIIKNMSDEVLVSLIERTGAQDGDIIFFGADKAKIVNDAMGALRVKIGLDMNIETCEWAPLWVVDFPMFEETDDGKWTSMHHPFTMPKGSVEELKNNPETALSIAYDMVLNGTEIGGGSLRINTVEMQRAVFDALGISEEEANEKFSFLLDALKFGAPPHGGLAFGLDRLIMLMVGASSIRDVIAFPKTKTADCPLTQAPAEVDSRQLRELGIRVREKAQAENKE; this is translated from the coding sequence ATCGTCGCCGTGACCATGGTGGGGTTATCTTTTTAGATATGCGTGATCGCGCGGGTATCTTGCAGGTTGTCGTTGACCCCGATACGCCAGAAGCTTTTGCAACCGCTGATGCTGCACGTTCTGAGTATGTATTAAAGATTACAGGTCGTGTGCGCAAGCGCTATGAAGGTACCGAAAACGCGAATATGACCAGTGGTAACGTTGAGCTGTTGGCCAAAGAAATTGTCGTATTGGCCAAATCTGAAACACCGCCATTTCCATTAAATGACGAGAATATCTCTGTATCAGAAGATTTGCGCCTAAAATACCGCTATTTAGACATGCGTCGTCCAGAGATGCAAGAGCGTATGGTATTTCGTGCCAAAGCCACCTCTACCATCCGTCGTTATTTAGATGACCAAGGTTTCTTAGACGTTGAAACCCCAATTTTGACTCGTGCCACACCAGAGGGTGCACGTGACTATCTTGTGCCATCACGTACCCGTCCAGGTAACTTCTTTGCTTTGCCTCAGTCGCCACAGCTGTTCAAACAGTTATTAATGGTGGCAGGCTTTGATCGTTATTATCAAATCGCCAAGTGTTTCCGTGATGAAGACTTACGTGCCGACCGTCAGCCAGAATTCACTCAGGTGGATATCGAGACGTCTTTCTTGTCTGAAGAAGACATCATGGACATCAACGAAGGCTTGATCCAAAACCTATTTAAGACCATGCTAGATGTGGACTTAGGTAAGTTCCCACGTATGACCTACGCTGAAGCCATGCGTGACTATGCCTCTGATAAGCCTGATTTACGTATCCCATTAAAACTAATCGACGTCGCAGACTTGATGCAGTCGGTTGATTTTAAAGTGTTTGCAGGCCCTGCTAACGATCCTAAAGGTCGTGTGGCCGCCTTACGTGTGCCAAATGGTGGCTCACTAACCCGTAAGCAAATCGATGAATACACCAAATACGTCGGCATCTATGGGGCGCGTGGTCTGGCATATATCAAAGTTAACGATGCCAGCAACATCAACAATGGTGTCGACAAAGAGTCTGGCCTACAATCGCCTATCATCAAAAACATGAGCGATGAGGTGTTGGTAAGCTTAATTGAGCGCACAGGCGCACAAGATGGCGACATCATTTTCTTTGGTGCAGATAAAGCCAAGATTGTGAATGATGCTATGGGTGCGCTACGTGTCAAAATCGGTCTAGATATGAACATCGAAACTTGTGAGTGGGCCCCGCTATGGGTCGTCGACTTCCCAATGTTCGAGGAGACCGATGATGGTAAGTGGACCTCAATGCACCACCCCTTCACCATGCCAAAAGGCTCAGTTGAAGAGCTAAAAAACAACCCAGAAACAGCCCTATCTATCGCCTATGATATGGTACTAAACGGTACTGAGATTGGCGGTGGTAGCTTACGTATTAACACAGTTGAGATGCAGCGTGCAGTATTTGATGCCTTAGGTATCTCAGAAGAAGAGGCCAACGAGAAGTTTAGCTTCTTACTAGACGCTTTAAAATTCGGTGCGCCTCCGCATGGCGGCTTAGCCTTCGGTTTGGACCGTCTGATTATGCTTATGGTGGGCGCAAGCTCTATTCGTGACGTGATTGCATTCCCGAAAACCAAAACTGCAGACTGCCCATTAACTCAGGCCCCTGCAGAAGTCGACAGCCGTCAGCTGCGTGAGCTGGGCATTCGTGTGCGCGAAAAAGCGCAAGCTGAAAACAAAGAGTAA